In Desulfomonile tiedjei DSM 6799, a genomic segment contains:
- a CDS encoding 4Fe-4S dicluster domain-containing protein, translated as MKRVFFYFNVGSSCAAILFLGLFPMNALLSGYPWTITCYNCNICRLACPAGIDPYGFVIAALVNDPDHYMSATRLRLRLAQAEALDPEMLVSVNKTKMKAREARITGIPEETEVTIIAMKAKHAAKYCFLCANCSKQCPISLPIKDIAQELSEKGGFR; from the coding sequence ATGAAACGGGTATTTTTTTATTTCAATGTAGGCTCTAGCTGTGCGGCAATTCTCTTCTTGGGCCTCTTTCCCATGAATGCTCTTCTCTCCGGGTACCCGTGGACGATTACGTGTTACAACTGCAATATTTGCAGACTAGCGTGTCCCGCAGGGATAGATCCTTATGGTTTTGTAATCGCCGCTCTTGTCAACGACCCCGATCACTATATGTCCGCAACACGCCTTCGGCTCAGGCTCGCTCAAGCAGAAGCCCTAGATCCGGAGATGCTCGTCTCGGTGAATAAGACGAAGATGAAAGCCCGAGAAGCTCGAATTACGGGTATTCCTGAGGAAACCGAGGTAACGATAATAGCCATGAAAGCGAAACACGCGGCAAAGTATTGCTTCTTGTGCGCAAATTGTTCGAAACAGTGCCCCATCAGTCTTCCTATAAAGGATATCGCCCAGGAATTGTCCGAGAAGGGAGGATTTCGGTGA
- a CDS encoding sigma-54 interaction domain-containing protein, protein MNTQRADDISTIFTHSSDGLVLSDREGRMLRLNPAFRRVSGLPNKLAIGYRANELVESGLLSDSAIARVADTAKESTVTLITAAKKEVLATARPILDDAGGMVGIVCNLRNLGFFHRKNRSKPATDPLQSEEHQGIVAQSPKMLQTLELATDLAKLDCNILIFGETGVGKGLLAHYVYSKSTRAQTGSFLKINCSAIPASLFESELFGYERGAFSGALETGKPGLVEMADKGVLFLDEIGDMPPEQQAKLLTVIEDGSYVRVGGTSQRQVDVRIIAATNRDLTKLVSKGHFREDLYYRIAVVPIHIPPLRDRQEDIKRLLLHFQGVFSEKHSRKRVLSPQLCDCLCRYSWPGNVRELANLVECLIVTGKEEVLSERDLSRSFPFASLCSTPEKPFLACSESESLKDLLANYELELVKRAIEQSSSYTEAARLLKTSLSTINRHARRLKGANKSVAIFAFALQSVCSIVSSV, encoded by the coding sequence ATGAATACTCAACGGGCAGACGATATTTCGACCATTTTCACCCACTCTTCCGACGGGTTGGTTCTCTCGGACAGAGAGGGACGGATGTTGAGACTAAATCCTGCGTTTCGCCGCGTCAGTGGCCTCCCGAATAAACTGGCAATCGGTTACAGGGCAAATGAGCTCGTAGAAAGCGGTCTTCTGAGCGATTCTGCCATCGCCAGAGTTGCCGATACAGCCAAAGAAAGCACGGTCACCCTAATAACAGCAGCAAAGAAAGAAGTGCTGGCAACGGCTCGCCCCATTCTGGACGACGCGGGTGGCATGGTTGGAATAGTATGCAATCTCAGGAATCTTGGATTTTTCCACAGGAAAAATCGCTCGAAACCAGCGACCGACCCCCTGCAATCGGAAGAACACCAGGGTATCGTTGCCCAAAGTCCCAAGATGCTTCAAACTCTCGAACTGGCGACCGATCTGGCCAAACTCGACTGCAACATTCTTATTTTTGGTGAAACAGGCGTTGGCAAAGGCTTGTTGGCTCATTATGTGTATAGCAAGAGTACACGGGCTCAGACTGGCTCCTTCCTCAAAATCAACTGCTCTGCCATACCTGCATCTCTTTTCGAATCCGAACTCTTCGGATATGAGCGAGGCGCTTTCAGCGGGGCGCTTGAAACGGGTAAACCAGGACTTGTCGAGATGGCGGACAAAGGAGTCCTCTTTCTCGATGAAATCGGAGACATGCCGCCCGAACAGCAGGCAAAGCTACTCACTGTTATCGAGGACGGCAGTTACGTCCGAGTCGGTGGAACATCGCAGCGACAGGTCGATGTGAGGATAATTGCTGCGACTAACCGGGATCTGACCAAGTTAGTCTCTAAGGGTCATTTCAGAGAAGATCTGTATTATCGCATTGCCGTCGTGCCGATCCATATCCCGCCACTTAGAGATCGACAAGAAGATATTAAACGGCTTCTACTTCATTTTCAGGGAGTTTTTTCAGAGAAACACAGCCGCAAGCGGGTCTTGAGTCCACAGCTTTGTGACTGTCTTTGCCGTTATTCTTGGCCCGGCAATGTGAGAGAGTTGGCCAATCTTGTTGAGTGTCTCATTGTGACTGGAAAAGAAGAGGTGCTCAGCGAGCGCGATCTCTCTCGTTCCTTTCCCTTTGCCAGCCTTTGCTCGACTCCGGAGAAGCCTTTTCTTGCTTGCAGTGAATCGGAATCTCTCAAAGATCTTTTGGCAAATTACGAGCTTGAATTAGTAAAACGTGCCATAGAACAAAGTTCCTCGTACACCGAAGCTGCCCGCCTGCTCAAAACGAGTCTCTCAACCATCAACAGACATGCCAGACGTTTGAAGGGGGCTAACAAGAGCGTGGCCATATTCGCTTTTGCCCTACAGAGTGTCTGCTCCATTGTTTCCAGCGTGTAG
- a CDS encoding reductive dehalogenase domain-containing protein: protein MKDRRMLGVLAFLVWWGIWGALLTGTPFKIGERKIYPPEQGLGTIPYVGNDIKNLQRLSIKDFASFIYGNQPSRGPKGTTFDMVNHRKEIPQLASIIHNTTRFGAPEMVEGFWGPVNPKKVDLPDPVTLTKFVKEMALYLGAVDVGIADLGPNPEVWFFQDDSFGYPLQVKPAEHRYAIVTVNEEKQSLHPYPTGWNVDSIRYYSKVSKNYWDDDFVAGHIAEMVRMMGYHAWGHNNAYVKSVPLAIMAGLGEYGRFGNLITLNWGSNVRINAVTTDLPLIPDKPIHIGVADICEKCTRCIDYCPMKAIPIEEMEFMGVRTWKPNFWKCRRATVVGLNNVTDASTCTLCRDVCPFVKDTTTPAHKLGRYMVSRSSIGRRFILNLDYLLYSRWNRHGLQQVMTDRRTRLREANAKYPEGDWCKEWFTTGTKDEKGRRIYREKNPDGIMAVAKGGIGITNPFYSSKDLAEPTFGKWPTWEDPWGRKILGYEDGKEGAPRLNLRPTVRMIGSTVLSGVAGSPMVAYALKKMLPEEARNQEPETWCGAGFDTACNPRSNSYAW from the coding sequence ATGAAAGACAGGCGTATGTTAGGCGTGCTGGCATTCCTCGTGTGGTGGGGCATCTGGGGAGCGCTGCTCACGGGGACCCCATTCAAAATCGGTGAACGAAAAATCTATCCCCCCGAGCAAGGCCTGGGGACAATTCCTTACGTTGGGAATGACATCAAAAATCTTCAAAGACTTAGCATCAAAGATTTTGCGTCATTTATTTACGGTAATCAGCCTTCACGAGGCCCGAAAGGGACCACGTTCGATATGGTCAATCACAGAAAGGAAATACCTCAACTTGCGTCGATAATTCACAATACGACCCGATTCGGCGCTCCTGAAATGGTTGAAGGGTTTTGGGGACCGGTTAATCCGAAGAAAGTAGACCTGCCGGACCCGGTTACGCTCACGAAGTTCGTTAAGGAGATGGCACTGTACCTGGGAGCGGTTGATGTCGGAATCGCGGATTTGGGGCCGAATCCTGAAGTCTGGTTCTTCCAAGACGACTCATTCGGTTATCCATTGCAGGTCAAACCTGCAGAGCATCGGTACGCCATCGTAACCGTTAACGAAGAGAAACAGTCCTTGCATCCCTACCCCACGGGATGGAATGTCGACTCCATACGATACTATAGCAAGGTATCGAAGAACTACTGGGATGACGACTTCGTTGCCGGTCACATCGCGGAAATGGTTCGCATGATGGGCTATCACGCGTGGGGACACAATAACGCCTACGTAAAGAGCGTTCCCTTAGCCATTATGGCAGGTCTCGGAGAATACGGGCGTTTTGGAAATTTGATCACCCTCAACTGGGGAAGCAACGTGCGTATCAATGCGGTAACGACCGATCTGCCTCTCATTCCGGATAAGCCGATACATATCGGCGTTGCAGACATTTGTGAGAAATGCACGAGATGCATCGATTACTGTCCCATGAAAGCGATACCCATAGAAGAGATGGAATTCATGGGAGTTCGTACCTGGAAACCGAATTTCTGGAAATGTAGGCGTGCGACAGTAGTCGGACTGAACAATGTGACCGATGCTAGCACGTGCACTCTGTGCAGGGACGTCTGTCCCTTTGTCAAGGATACTACTACTCCAGCTCATAAATTGGGCCGGTATATGGTGAGTCGTTCCAGCATAGGAAGGAGATTTATCTTAAATCTTGATTATCTTTTGTATTCACGTTGGAACAGGCACGGCCTGCAACAAGTGATGACCGACAGACGTACGCGGCTGCGTGAGGCGAATGCAAAGTATCCTGAAGGAGACTGGTGCAAAGAATGGTTTACTACAGGAACCAAAGATGAAAAAGGCCGCCGTATTTATCGCGAAAAGAATCCTGATGGCATCATGGCCGTTGCCAAAGGAGGGATCGGCATAACCAATCCTTTCTACTCTTCAAAAGACTTGGCGGAACCAACCTTCGGCAAATGGCCGACCTGGGAAGATCCTTGGGGAAGAAAGATCCTGGGATATGAGGATGGCAAAGAGGGTGCTCCAAGACTCAACCTGAGGCCAACTGTGAGAATGATAGGAAGTACCGTCCTGTCAGGGGTGGCTGGAAGTCCGATGGTAGCTTATGCCCTCAAGAAGATGCTTCCGGAGGAAGCTAGAAACCAAGAACCTGAAACTTGGTGCGGTGCCGGGTTCGACACTGCATGCAATCCGCGCTCGAACAGCTACGCTTGGTAG
- a CDS encoding polysaccharide deacetylase family protein, which yields MNARWILKRAAKWILEFGMTLSGAGMLYRASAAYRNGFRILTYHGVEDDPTDSYSIKSDHFRYHMAYLSDHYRVIDMSEYVECLNTGHDSGPNTIAVTFDDGYRESCTTVAEILQRHNIPATFFLVTDILDNGPPNPGREFLSWSEARAMVSAGFSFGSHTVSHRSLATLTSDQVVEELVTSGKRIEEELGVRPIGISYPYGTVRDIPSDIAAQASRAGYSYGVTALHGLNRIGLNPFLLRRTSITAGDGPRTFRMILKGNLDPWCVVDKWGYRLQRQYDSRFSPEKYEGSR from the coding sequence ATGAATGCACGCTGGATTCTGAAGAGAGCAGCGAAATGGATTCTTGAATTTGGTATGACCCTGTCCGGAGCCGGGATGCTCTACAGGGCGAGCGCTGCATACCGGAACGGATTTAGAATCTTGACATATCATGGGGTGGAGGACGATCCGACCGATTCTTACAGTATTAAGTCAGATCATTTTCGCTATCACATGGCTTATCTATCCGACCACTATCGCGTTATCGATATGTCGGAATATGTTGAGTGCCTGAACACCGGTCACGATTCCGGGCCGAACACGATTGCCGTAACCTTCGACGATGGGTACAGAGAATCCTGCACTACAGTGGCCGAGATTCTTCAACGACATAACATTCCTGCCACATTCTTTCTTGTCACGGACATCCTGGACAACGGTCCTCCGAATCCCGGACGGGAGTTCCTTTCCTGGTCTGAAGCCAGAGCCATGGTTTCAGCCGGTTTCTCATTCGGCTCGCATACCGTGAGTCACCGCAGTCTGGCGACTTTGACTTCCGACCAGGTGGTTGAAGAATTGGTGACGTCGGGCAAGAGAATCGAGGAAGAACTGGGAGTCAGGCCAATCGGGATCTCCTATCCGTATGGGACTGTTCGAGATATTCCCTCTGATATCGCGGCTCAGGCTTCACGAGCCGGGTATTCCTATGGAGTAACCGCATTGCATGGACTGAATCGGATCGGGCTGAATCCGTTCTTGCTGCGCCGAACGAGTATTACGGCTGGCGATGGACCTCGCACATTCAGGATGATTCTCAAAGGAAATCTCGATCCGTGGTGTGTGGTGGACAAATGGGGATATCGTTTGCAGAGGCAGTATGACAGCCGGTTCAGCCCGGAAAAATACGAAGGCTCTCGTTGA
- a CDS encoding phenylacetate--CoA ligase family protein, producing the protein MLEWLKSYVRKAPTPFVAGAEFIYRLIPPKLRYGKGFRDALHLLEQSEHWNHRELTAYQEKKLEPLIHHCFANVPYYRRLFDERGLKPQDFQSSEDLKKLPYLTKRIITRERNNLIARNMGSWRRDPAHTSGSTGSPFDFYVDDATLSMDRALALRHMFWLGYRKSDSVARFRVFRFSNPNKLLEYDRVGRELRLTLDRGDERELAQTADALNSFKPDFISAWPSCLYVLARWLKTNRRKIHSPRYIITSSENLYPHMRETIEVAIGAPVIDWYGQEESVAVAMQCAEARGYHIQMEAGYVELVPRHGGYFEIVGTNLHNFVMPFLRYRTGDLVTGSFGTCTCGRQHPTLSGIIGRESDLIVTPGNTVVSSLGLNFVFHHLDEVKESQIVQESLNSLHIKVVPWNKLGTHTLKTLEKRVREHMQWDAMDIRVEQVDHIPRNAGGKRPFFLSHVQLHDSAVMQVIPTASGQQN; encoded by the coding sequence ATGCTCGAATGGCTCAAATCATATGTAAGAAAAGCGCCTACTCCCTTTGTAGCGGGGGCTGAGTTCATATATCGGTTGATACCCCCGAAACTGCGTTATGGTAAAGGATTTCGGGATGCTTTGCATTTGCTCGAACAGAGCGAACATTGGAATCACAGAGAATTGACTGCTTATCAGGAAAAAAAGCTCGAACCTCTCATACATCATTGTTTTGCCAACGTACCGTATTACAGGAGACTTTTCGACGAACGCGGGCTGAAGCCCCAGGATTTTCAGTCCTCCGAGGACCTGAAAAAACTTCCTTATTTGACCAAGAGAATCATCACTAGAGAAAGAAACAACCTCATAGCCAGGAATATGGGATCGTGGAGGAGAGATCCTGCGCATACCAGCGGGAGCACCGGTTCACCTTTCGATTTCTATGTGGATGATGCAACTCTTTCCATGGATCGCGCTCTGGCTTTACGCCATATGTTCTGGTTAGGTTACAGAAAAAGCGACTCCGTAGCTCGTTTTCGCGTGTTTCGATTCTCCAATCCTAACAAATTGCTTGAATACGATCGGGTCGGGCGAGAATTGAGGCTCACACTTGACAGAGGTGATGAACGCGAATTGGCCCAGACAGCGGATGCGCTGAATTCCTTCAAGCCTGATTTCATCAGCGCCTGGCCTTCCTGTTTGTACGTATTGGCACGATGGCTGAAAACAAATAGGAGAAAAATCCACTCACCGCGATATATCATTACCTCTTCGGAAAACCTTTACCCGCACATGCGTGAAACCATAGAAGTCGCTATTGGAGCTCCTGTCATCGACTGGTACGGTCAAGAGGAATCCGTGGCAGTCGCGATGCAATGTGCGGAAGCCCGGGGATATCACATTCAGATGGAAGCCGGATACGTAGAATTGGTCCCCAGACACGGCGGATATTTTGAAATCGTGGGTACGAATCTCCACAATTTCGTTATGCCGTTCCTTCGCTATCGCACGGGCGATCTTGTGACCGGAAGTTTTGGAACCTGCACCTGTGGAAGACAACACCCTACTCTTTCAGGGATCATTGGCAGGGAATCGGATCTCATCGTAACACCCGGAAACACTGTAGTGTCATCCCTCGGTTTGAATTTTGTCTTTCACCACCTGGATGAAGTCAAAGAAAGCCAGATTGTTCAAGAGAGTCTAAATAGTCTACATATTAAGGTCGTGCCATGGAACAAACTCGGGACTCACACTCTGAAAACACTCGAAAAACGGGTACGCGAACACATGCAGTGGGACGCTATGGACATACGCGTGGAGCAAGTCGATCACATTCCCCGAAATGCGGGCGGTAAAAGGCCTTTCTTCTTGTCTCACGTGCAATTGCATGATTCCGCTGTCATGCAGGTAATTCCAACAGCATCGGGTCAGCAGAATTGA
- a CDS encoding 4Fe-4S dicluster domain-containing protein, giving the protein MNRALILVIAFAVLTGFCYIFQKSPEIITEGLYPVVRATESSFEFDSDSINITLHEKAATDRIAVFGYDTQNRQVVMIKPVRNCTKIVIRPGDFADYRVSLEQDEVKGSEILREVPGISKSVDFFKLLVEAKAASRRYGVQDCLYPFCTRCMDVCPVIKHGVIKMKIDKQGAFYPAIHLTGCPRSGKCFAVCRVGAILSVSKAAGEKISTRPAE; this is encoded by the coding sequence GTGAACAGAGCGCTCATCTTGGTTATAGCTTTTGCGGTGCTGACGGGCTTCTGTTACATCTTCCAGAAATCCCCCGAGATTATTACGGAAGGATTGTACCCAGTCGTAAGGGCAACCGAATCGTCTTTCGAATTTGATTCGGATTCCATAAATATCACGTTACATGAGAAAGCAGCGACCGACAGGATTGCAGTTTTTGGTTACGATACCCAAAATCGGCAGGTAGTCATGATAAAGCCTGTGCGAAACTGTACGAAGATAGTCATTAGACCGGGAGATTTTGCCGATTACCGGGTGTCATTAGAACAGGACGAGGTGAAGGGGTCTGAAATACTTCGAGAAGTTCCCGGTATCAGTAAGAGTGTCGATTTCTTCAAACTTCTCGTGGAAGCCAAAGCAGCTTCTCGGCGCTATGGTGTGCAGGACTGTTTGTATCCCTTTTGTACCCGCTGCATGGATGTATGCCCTGTCATCAAGCATGGAGTTATCAAAATGAAAATTGACAAGCAGGGCGCTTTCTATCCGGCAATCCACCTCACAGGCTGTCCCAGAAGTGGAAAATGCTTTGCGGTATGTAGAGTCGGTGCAATCTTGAGTGTGAGCAAAGCTGCAGGAGAGAAAATATCTACAAGACCTGCTGAGTAG
- a CDS encoding PQQ-binding-like beta-propeller repeat protein, giving the protein MPDTTKRLNAREILADIQKGLPDIELMKKYGLSAKGLLSVYDRLQRAGLLDPAQLTQDRIDSESARIELNDVQTIAPVSVPFSMWTFKCGGWIFSSPAVSDKAIVFGSWDWNLYSVARETGQLNWKFRTGNVIRSSALISGRTAYIGSWDHHLYAIDVETGTLKWKFKAGREIWCSPAIGEDRVIFLSSDGMIYALDINNGRPAWRLRVDSPFFSWTESAPTIIGSMLMCGSHRGILYSADIRSGGIVWEFKASGPVNSSPTFFDGLIYFGADDGNLYALDPISGTEKWRSSLKRAVASRPAVADGTVFACSLDGSLHALDAQTGAIQWSFQRLRNLFSSPVVLDGRLYTGCTDHRIYALDAKTGSVAWSFETGGQVFSSPRVWNNVLYVGSNDGNLYAIVLK; this is encoded by the coding sequence GTGCCCGACACCACCAAACGGCTAAATGCCCGTGAAATCCTGGCCGATATTCAAAAGGGACTTCCGGACATCGAACTTATGAAGAAGTACGGTCTTTCCGCCAAAGGCCTGTTGTCGGTATACGATAGACTGCAACGAGCGGGGCTTCTCGATCCCGCACAGTTGACTCAGGATCGAATCGATTCGGAATCTGCCAGGATTGAACTGAACGATGTTCAAACAATTGCTCCGGTGTCGGTCCCTTTTTCGATGTGGACTTTCAAATGCGGAGGGTGGATCTTCTCATCGCCTGCAGTCTCGGACAAAGCCATAGTGTTCGGGAGTTGGGATTGGAACCTCTATTCGGTGGCTCGTGAAACGGGTCAGCTCAACTGGAAATTCAGGACCGGTAATGTGATCAGGTCTTCAGCATTGATAAGCGGCCGGACAGCTTATATCGGGAGCTGGGATCACCATCTCTACGCAATCGATGTGGAAACGGGAACGCTGAAATGGAAGTTTAAAGCCGGACGTGAGATCTGGTGTTCCCCTGCAATTGGCGAAGACCGAGTAATCTTTCTGAGTTCCGATGGGATGATCTATGCTCTGGACATTAACAATGGCCGGCCGGCATGGAGACTTCGAGTGGACAGCCCGTTCTTCAGTTGGACGGAATCGGCACCCACCATCATCGGTTCCATGCTTATGTGCGGAAGCCACAGGGGAATTCTCTACTCGGCAGATATTCGCAGCGGTGGTATTGTATGGGAATTCAAAGCAAGCGGGCCGGTAAATTCCTCTCCCACATTTTTCGACGGTTTGATCTACTTTGGAGCGGATGATGGTAATCTCTATGCACTGGACCCGATTTCTGGGACTGAAAAATGGCGATCTTCGTTAAAGAGAGCGGTGGCATCCCGCCCGGCCGTGGCGGATGGGACTGTGTTTGCCTGCAGTTTGGATGGTTCTCTCCATGCCCTGGATGCGCAGACCGGAGCGATCCAGTGGAGCTTTCAGCGATTACGCAATCTGTTTTCTTCTCCCGTGGTTCTGGATGGCAGACTCTATACGGGGTGTACGGATCACCGGATTTATGCTTTGGATGCAAAAACGGGCTCGGTGGCGTGGTCGTTTGAAACAGGTGGCCAGGTGTTCTCCTCGCCGCGGGTCTGGAACAATGTTTTGTATGTAGGGAGCAATGACGGGAATCTGTACGCTATTGTGCTAAAATGA
- a CDS encoding metal-sulfur cluster assembly factor: MKSGFRDKKLVSRLLLIVVGFVVATAIIFGLSSRKIRHEYCWAKETTSGEMNETHIQPSEIMNSLRNVRDPEIDINIVDLGLVYEVRTEGTAVFITMTLTTPACPYGLELIRDVKKEVMKENVRSLRLIVTFDPPWTVEKMAPDIGLKRFSQERSMQ; the protein is encoded by the coding sequence ATGAAAAGCGGATTTCGAGACAAAAAGCTTGTATCGCGGTTGCTTCTGATCGTGGTCGGTTTTGTAGTCGCTACAGCTATAATCTTCGGCCTTTCTTCAAGAAAGATAAGACATGAATACTGCTGGGCAAAAGAGACCACATCAGGAGAGATGAACGAGACGCACATACAGCCCAGCGAGATCATGAACTCCCTCCGGAATGTCCGGGATCCCGAGATTGACATCAATATTGTGGATCTCGGGCTGGTGTACGAAGTCCGAACAGAAGGTACTGCCGTATTCATAACGATGACACTTACCACGCCTGCCTGCCCCTATGGCCTCGAATTAATACGAGACGTCAAAAAAGAAGTGATGAAAGAGAATGTGCGGTCGTTGCGGCTTATCGTCACCTTCGATCCTCCTTGGACAGTGGAGAAGATGGCTCCTGATATCGGGCTGAAGAGATTCAGTCAAGAGAGGAGCATGCAATGA
- a CDS encoding sulfite exporter TauE/SafE family protein, whose product MTLQSLGSHLLSGFGLGLTTGPFCFAACFPVLLSFVLGDKPDATKETWHFVGRFIAGRFAAYMIVGFISATLGAMLGAATHKICGIAWVILSLSLIAHGLGLKLPHGGLCEWIARQPDRKLFPYLVGGLTALNVCPPVLLAITYSLKSGNSTAGIAVFGAFFVATSLFILPAGFAGYLQRLGFVSWLGRLLAVVVGIVFLWEGFSLLRGYI is encoded by the coding sequence ATGACTCTTCAGTCTTTGGGGTCTCATCTTTTGAGCGGGTTTGGTTTGGGATTGACTACCGGGCCGTTTTGCTTTGCTGCTTGCTTCCCGGTACTTCTCTCCTTTGTGCTCGGTGACAAGCCCGATGCCACAAAAGAGACGTGGCATTTCGTGGGACGTTTCATAGCCGGTCGTTTTGCCGCGTACATGATAGTCGGGTTCATATCGGCAACTCTCGGCGCGATGTTGGGGGCAGCGACCCACAAGATTTGCGGTATTGCATGGGTAATCTTGTCTCTCTCTCTCATCGCTCACGGGCTGGGCCTAAAACTTCCTCATGGCGGACTTTGTGAATGGATAGCCCGGCAACCTGATAGGAAGCTATTCCCCTATCTTGTTGGGGGACTCACTGCACTCAATGTGTGCCCGCCAGTTCTCCTCGCCATAACGTATTCCCTTAAATCAGGAAATTCCACAGCGGGCATAGCGGTGTTTGGAGCGTTTTTCGTTGCGACAAGTCTTTTCATTCTTCCAGCGGGTTTCGCCGGATATCTGCAGCGACTTGGATTTGTTTCGTGGCTCGGTCGTCTTCTAGCCGTTGTGGTGGGAATTGTATTCCTTTGGGAAGGTTTTTCCCTCTTGCGAGGGTACATATGA
- a CDS encoding 4Fe-4S dicluster domain-containing protein, translating to MLSREHTRKTVILAGSFAFFAFWVALLLPMDTNLRGGYLVAGEVKQANDPKLVFAALMAPEYNGPKDRTFSFQGICNESISVPLEAPVSAIKTVVTDRSAKSLEIKDVAKSLGADLVGICELDPRWKFKGVPLDHKYAVVIAEALPYYLCKEQEDNIKAMLATRATLDFYRAGGKVALFLAKAIWEQGYPARAHYESWSQVMTIPIAIDAGLGELGRNGMLITPEFGPRCRISIVTTDLPLEPDKPKALGITETCQLCDKCALACPAKAIPKGSETLSGGVSKWPVDMEKCFNYWYKGENSWIRCLTCMTSCPWNKPDNLLHRIGIFLASRSSFSRWLLVKVDDVMGYGQWVDTLPKETPQ from the coding sequence ATGTTATCACGAGAACATACGAGGAAAACCGTGATCCTTGCCGGGAGCTTTGCGTTCTTTGCTTTTTGGGTAGCGCTCCTGCTTCCCATGGATACAAATCTCCGGGGAGGTTACCTGGTTGCCGGAGAGGTGAAGCAAGCAAACGATCCGAAACTTGTTTTTGCCGCCCTAATGGCGCCGGAATATAACGGACCGAAGGATAGAACATTTTCGTTTCAGGGTATCTGCAACGAGTCCATCAGCGTTCCTCTCGAGGCGCCCGTCAGCGCCATAAAGACTGTCGTAACGGACCGATCGGCCAAATCCCTTGAGATCAAGGATGTGGCTAAATCACTGGGAGCGGACCTCGTGGGGATATGCGAATTGGATCCGCGATGGAAATTCAAAGGCGTGCCGCTCGATCACAAGTACGCCGTTGTAATAGCTGAAGCTCTCCCTTATTACTTGTGCAAGGAGCAGGAAGACAACATTAAGGCAATGCTTGCGACCAGAGCCACGCTGGATTTCTACCGTGCCGGGGGAAAAGTGGCTCTATTCCTGGCAAAAGCCATTTGGGAGCAAGGTTATCCGGCTCGCGCCCACTATGAGAGCTGGAGCCAGGTGATGACCATTCCAATAGCGATAGATGCCGGTCTAGGGGAATTGGGGAGAAACGGCATGCTCATAACCCCGGAATTCGGACCTCGCTGCCGCATCTCCATTGTCACTACGGACCTTCCGCTCGAACCGGACAAACCGAAAGCTCTCGGCATAACTGAGACGTGTCAACTCTGTGACAAATGTGCTCTCGCCTGCCCTGCTAAAGCCATACCCAAAGGTAGTGAGACTCTGTCGGGAGGTGTCTCAAAATGGCCGGTAGACATGGAGAAATGTTTCAACTACTGGTACAAGGGCGAAAACTCCTGGATCAGATGCCTTACGTGCATGACGAGTTGTCCTTGGAACAAGCCTGATAATCTGCTCCACAGAATCGGAATCTTCCTCGCATCACGCTCCTCCTTCAGTCGTTGGCTCCTGGTCAAAGTCGACGATGTGATGGGATATGGTCAATGGGTGGACACCTTACCGAAGGAGACTCCTCAATGA